The Engystomops pustulosus chromosome 4, aEngPut4.maternal, whole genome shotgun sequence genome contains a region encoding:
- the LOC140127136 gene encoding tubulin alpha chain-like has translation MRECISIHIGQAGVQMGNACWELYCLEHGIQPDGIIPNEKNIADASFGTFFFETGAGKHVPRAVLVDLEPSVIGEIRTGAYRSLFHPEQLITGKEDAANNYARGHYTIGKEIVDGVLDRLRKMADQCSGLQGFLIFHSFGGGTGSGFTSLLMERLSVDYGKKSKLEFSVYPAPQISTAVVEPYNSILTTHTTLEHSDCAFMVDNEAIYDICNRNLDIERPSYTNLNRLIGQIVSSITASLRFDGALNVDLTEFQTNLVPYPRIHFPLVTYSPIISAEKAYHEQLSVPEITNACFEYSNQMVKCDPRRGKYMACCLLYRGDVVPKDVNAAIAAIKTRRSIQFVDWCPTGFKVGINYQPPTVVPGGDLAKVQRAVCMLSNTTAIAEAWARLDHKFDLMYSKRAFVHWYVGEGMEEGEFTEAREDMAALEKDYEEVGTESGDGGDDEDEEY, from the exons ATG AGGGAATGTATCTCTATACATATTGGCCAAGCAGGAGTGCAGATGGGCAATGCCTGCTGGGAGCTTTACTGTCTAGAGCATGGTATCCAGCCAGATGGGATTATTCCTAATGAGAAGAACATTGCAGATGCATCGTTTGGGACATTCTTCTTTGAAACTGGAGCAGGAAAACATGTGCCACGTGCGGTGCTTGTTGACTTGGAACCAAGTGTTATAG GTGAGATCCGAACTGGAGCATACCGCTCCCTGTTCCATCCAGAGCAGCTCATTACTGGCAAGGAAGATGCTGCCAATAACTATGCCAGAGGTCACTATACCATTGGAAAGGAGATTGTTGATGGTGTATTGGACAGATTACGCAAAATG GCTGATCAGTGCAGTGGCCTACAAGGGTTTTTAATCTTTCACAGTTTTGGAGGTGGTACTGGCTCTGGTTTCACTTCCCTGCTTATGGAGCGTTTATCTGTTGACTATGGAAAGAAGTCCAAGCTTGAGTTCTCCGTTTATCCTGCTCCACAAATTTCCACTGCAGTGGTCGAGCCTTACAATTCTATCCTGACAACCCACACAACTCTAGAGCATTCAGACTGTGCCTTCATGGTGGACAATGAGGCCATTTATGATATATGTAATCGTAATCTGGACATCGAACGTCCTTCTTATACCAACCTGAACCGACTTATAGGGCAAATAGTTTCCTCCATTACGGCCTCCCTGAGGTTTGATGGTGCATTGAATGTTGACTTAACAGAATTCCAGACTAACTTGGTGCCTTATCCCAGAATACACTTCCCGCTAGTAACTTACTCCCCTATAATATCTGCAGAGAAGGCGTACCATGAACAACTGTCTGTACCGGAGATTACCAATGCTTGCTTTGAATATTCAAATCAAATGGTTAAATGTGACCCCAGACGTGGTAAATACATGGCTTGCTGTCTGCTATACAGGGGAGATGTGGTGCCTAAAGACGTAAATGCTGCAATAGCTGCCATTAAAACCAGGCGGTCGATTCAGTTTGTTGACTGGTGTCCAACTGGATTTAAAGTAGGCATCAATTACCAGCCCCCCACTGTAGTCCCAGGAGGGGATTTGGCCAAAGTTCAACGTGCTGTCTGCATGTTGAGCAATACCACAGCAATTGCAGAGGCCTGGGCTAGGCTGGACCATAAATTTGACCTTATGTATTCTAAGAGGGCTTTTGTACACTGGTATGTGGGAGAGGGGATGGAGGAAGGAGAATTTACtgaagcacgagaggatatggCTGCTCTGGAAAAGGATTATGAAGAAGTAGGAACTGAATCTGGAGATGGTGGGGATGATGAGGATGAAGAATACTAA